One Haloterrigena salifodinae DNA window includes the following coding sequences:
- a CDS encoding DUF7344 domain-containing protein: MNAAHISSEGDTTEETADADERSADERSADEEDLSKDEIFHLLQNERRRLVLRYLRDTTEPVRMRDIAEQVAAWEHDTTVEELTSKQRQRVYIPLYQSHLSKLDEAGLIDYQKNRGIVERQPRADMVDQYLQDAPETDSSDGDESNAGLDDYYVGSTVLGFALLLGAVLELPFTTFLSGIALSACILLLFTVSTIKRLLE, from the coding sequence ATGAACGCAGCACATATCAGCTCCGAAGGAGATACTACGGAGGAGACGGCCGACGCGGACGAGCGGTCCGCTGACGAGCGGTCCGCCGACGAGGAGGACCTCTCTAAGGACGAGATCTTCCACCTCCTGCAAAACGAACGCCGTCGGCTGGTTCTCAGGTACCTTCGCGACACTACCGAGCCCGTGCGTATGCGGGATATCGCCGAGCAGGTCGCGGCGTGGGAACACGATACGACCGTCGAGGAACTCACGTCGAAACAACGCCAGCGCGTCTACATTCCGCTCTACCAGTCTCACCTCTCGAAGCTCGACGAAGCGGGACTCATCGACTACCAGAAGAACCGCGGCATCGTCGAACGGCAACCGCGCGCGGATATGGTCGATCAGTACCTGCAGGACGCCCCCGAGACGGACTCGAGCGACGGGGACGAGTCCAACGCGGGACTGGACGATTACTACGTCGGCTCGACAGTCCTCGGCTTCGCGCTGCTGCTCGGCGCGGTGCTCGAACTGCCGTTCACGACGTTCCTCTCGGGAATCGCACTGAGCGCCTGTATCCTGCTGCTGTTTACGGTATCGACGATCAAACGACTTCTCGAGTAA